Proteins encoded in a region of the Oxyura jamaicensis isolate SHBP4307 breed ruddy duck unplaced genomic scaffold, BPBGC_Ojam_1.0 oxyUn_random_OJ106561, whole genome shotgun sequence genome:
- the LOC118160183 gene encoding apolipoprotein L domain-containing protein 1-like codes for MERNGAALPQTVDPTHHFHIALLDQRRRLRGQIAHLHKAARKINKLRKRSLIANISGSSLTAAGAVTAIVGLSLSPATLGASLLASAVGLGLATAGGAVNITSDLSLVFCNSREVRKVQEIATTCRKQMREILGCLEFLRRGQGPGDPTLLQSEKRASISLYNSVCFLVFCGSHSFLVPEYTKEVTKVSQAMLKAKIQKLAANLETCTRAMDEVCELLESRTQLSPRMRKQPGC; via the coding sequence ATGGAGAGGAACGGTGCTGCCCTTCCCCAGACAGTGGACCCCACACACCACTTCCACATAGCGCTGCTGGATCAGAGACGGAGGCTGCGTGGTCAAATTGCTCACCTTCACAAGGCAGCTCGTAAAATAAACAAGCTCCGCAAAAGGTCCCTGATTGCCAACATCAGCGGGAGCTCACTGACCGCTGCGGGAGCAGTCACGGCCATCGTGGGGCTGTCCCTGAGCCCAGCTACACTGGGAGCCTCCCTGCTGGCATCAGCTGTGGGTTTGGGCCTAGCCACTGCTGGGGGGGCTGTCAATATCACCTCCGATCTCTCCTTGGTGTTCTGCAATTCCCGGGAGGTGAGAAAGGTGCAGGAAATTGCAACGACTTGTCGGAAACAGATGAGGGAAATCCTCGGCTGCCTGGAATTCCTCCGCCGGGGGCAGGGCCCAGGGGACCCCACACTGCTCCAGTCAGAGAAGAGGGCCTCCATCTCGCTGTACAACTCCGTCTGCTTCTTGGTCTTCTGTGGCTCCCACAGCTTCCTTGTGCCAGAATACACAAAGGAGGTCACAAAAGTGAGCCAGGCCATGCTGAAAGCCAAAATTCAGAAGTTGGCTGCCAACCTTGAGACCTGTACCAGGGCAATGGATGAAGTCTGTGAACTCCTTGAGTCCAGGACACAGCTTTCCCCACGGATGAGGAAACAGCCTGGGTGCTAA